A genomic stretch from Flavobacterium humidisoli includes:
- a CDS encoding sodium:solute symporter, translating into MTPSTILLLIIIYFGTLFYISHRVSRKDSGNEAFFTANKNSKWYLVAFGMIGTALSGVTFISVPGEVGAPSGEQFKYFQFVLGNALGFIVITKLLLPLYYRMNLTSIYGYIEQRMGFFSYKTAASIFLISRTISSAFRLYLVVIVLQRFVFDFYHVPFAFTVLISLLLIFSYTYRGGLKTIIITDTLQTFFLVTSVFLTIYFICDRMDLSAISAFEEVKNSNYSKIFFFDDFMGSKFHFVKQILGGMFVTIAMTGLDQDLMQKNLSCKNIGEAQKNMFTFTGIFVVINIFFLSVGALLYIYANKNGIAVPTDLITGKPRTDLLFPEIALNHLALVPAIVFLLGIIAATFATTDSALTALTTSFCVDFLGMDKAENSHKKNTVRIRHLVHISFSILVFFIIIIFNSINDSSVVGMIFKVASYTYGPLLGLYAFGLFQKSRHVNDKLVPFICLLSPLFTYFINEYSKVLFAGYVFDNELIILNGLITYLGLFITSSRSEKEISF; encoded by the coding sequence ATGACACCAAGTACCATCCTTCTTCTTATCATCATTTATTTCGGAACATTATTCTACATCTCGCACAGAGTCAGCAGAAAAGACAGCGGAAATGAAGCCTTTTTTACAGCCAATAAAAATTCAAAATGGTATTTAGTTGCTTTCGGTATGATCGGAACAGCACTTTCTGGAGTAACCTTTATTTCTGTTCCCGGAGAAGTTGGCGCACCAAGCGGTGAACAATTTAAATATTTTCAGTTTGTTTTAGGAAACGCACTTGGATTTATTGTCATTACCAAATTATTGCTGCCTTTATATTATCGAATGAATCTGACATCGATTTATGGATATATTGAGCAAAGAATGGGATTTTTCAGTTATAAAACAGCTGCTTCTATTTTCTTGATCAGCCGAACGATAAGTTCTGCTTTCAGATTGTATTTGGTGGTAATCGTTTTACAGCGTTTTGTTTTCGATTTTTATCATGTTCCTTTTGCATTTACGGTTTTAATTTCACTACTTCTTATTTTCTCTTATACGTATAGAGGCGGATTAAAAACAATTATTATTACCGATACTTTACAAACATTTTTCCTTGTAACTTCTGTTTTTCTTACTATCTATTTCATTTGCGACCGTATGGATTTAAGTGCCATTAGCGCTTTTGAAGAAGTAAAAAACAGTAACTATTCTAAGATCTTTTTCTTTGATGATTTTATGGGAAGTAAATTCCATTTTGTAAAACAAATTCTTGGCGGAATGTTCGTAACCATTGCCATGACAGGACTTGATCAAGATTTAATGCAAAAAAACTTGAGCTGTAAAAACATTGGCGAAGCACAAAAAAACATGTTCACTTTTACGGGAATATTTGTTGTCATTAATATTTTCTTTTTGAGTGTTGGAGCGCTTTTATACATCTATGCCAATAAAAACGGAATTGCAGTTCCTACCGATTTAATTACGGGCAAACCAAGAACCGATTTACTTTTCCCTGAAATTGCTTTAAATCATTTAGCACTTGTTCCTGCCATCGTATTTTTATTGGGAATTATTGCCGCCACTTTTGCAACCACAGATTCTGCCCTAACAGCCTTAACGACTTCTTTCTGTGTAGACTTCTTAGGCATGGATAAAGCAGAAAACAGCCATAAAAAAAACACAGTAAGAATTAGACATTTAGTTCATATTAGTTTCTCTATTTTAGTCTTTTTCATCATTATTATTTTCAATTCGATCAATGACAGTTCGGTGGTCGGAATGATCTTTAAGGTTGCTTCTTATACTTACGGTCCGTTATTAGGATTGTATGCTTTTGGTTTATTCCAAAAATCACGACATGTAAATGACAAACTGGTTCCGTTTATCTGTTTACTATCTCCATTATTTACCTATTTTATCAATGAATATTCTAAAGTTTTATTTGCAGGATATGTTTTTGATAACGAACTAATTATACTAAACGGATTAATTACTTATTTAGGATTATTTATTACGAGTTCACGCAGTGAGAAAGAAATAAGTTTCTAA
- a CDS encoding glycoside hydrolase family 3 N-terminal domain-containing protein, whose protein sequence is MKNSIIKISLYAAFLFLITNCGSKKNTGLTDAKKDISLKDTIVYVPKNNAEKKTFFKDSDQETAWVDSIYNKMTVQEKIGQLFMVSAYSNKDSVHVNQISKLIEDYKIGNVIFFQGGPVRQAKLTNLYQSKAKVPLMIGIDAEWGLAMRLDSTYRYPWNMTLGAIQDLSLIENVGRNMAAENKRIGVHFNFAPVLDINTNPKNPIIGNRSFGEDKVNVSEKALALMKGIQGNGVFCTGKHFPGHGDTSTDSHHALPTVNFSKERMELVELYPYKKLFDEGLASVMVAHLNIPSLESQPNCPSSASYNVVTNLLQKELGFNGLIFTDGLAMKGAANFKGPGDLEIAVLLAGNDILLCPENVPVAFQKLEAAYNEKVITEERLAHSVKKILHFKYKAGLNKYKPIDLNNLYNDLNPSQNDALHYKLYENAITVLKNEKEILPIKDLSEKIAYIKLGEDTNSTFISTLKKYTEITEVKDTNLDSLNKELRKFDKVIISYHKVNKAWEKQEFTLTEMLWLKEIAKHNKVILDIFAKPYSLLSINNFDDIEGLVVSYQNSDISQVVSAELLFGAIEAKGKLPVSINDAFHVNDGLTTEKLNRLAFTAPENVNMNPAILSKIDAVAQKAIDGRMAPGMQVLVARKGNVIFQKSYGAQTYDNTKKVTDSDLYDVASISKMISTLPNVMQLYDKNKVTLDTKLKDMLPFFAKTNKENIIFKDLLNHYAGLQAWIPFYKATLDSNNQPSEKYYRKVAENGFTTKVADNLYIRNDYHDTIMKIIAESPVALKKEYKYSDFTFIILKEYLERKTHKKLEELSQENFYSTLGMTHTLYNPLDKFDKSTIVPTEIDNYFRHQVIQGYVHDMAAAMEGGVAGHAGIFSNAMDVAKMMQLYLQKGNYGGIQYFSPETFDAFNTCYYKNQSVLRGLGFDKRVHKGGPTCDCVSEASFGHTGFTGNMAWADPETEIVYVFLSNRTYPEVVNDENKLAKGKIREEIQQIIQDAIIK, encoded by the coding sequence ATGAAAAATTCTATTATAAAAATAAGTCTCTACGCCGCATTTTTATTTCTAATCACCAATTGCGGTTCCAAGAAAAATACTGGCCTAACTGATGCAAAAAAAGATATTTCTTTAAAAGATACAATTGTTTACGTGCCTAAAAATAATGCTGAGAAAAAGACTTTCTTTAAAGATTCAGATCAGGAAACGGCTTGGGTAGACAGTATTTACAATAAAATGACGGTACAGGAAAAAATCGGGCAATTGTTTATGGTTTCTGCCTATTCAAACAAAGATTCTGTACACGTTAATCAGATCAGCAAACTGATTGAAGATTATAAAATAGGAAACGTAATTTTCTTTCAGGGTGGACCAGTTCGTCAGGCGAAATTAACCAACCTATATCAGTCAAAAGCAAAAGTGCCTTTGATGATCGGGATCGATGCCGAATGGGGATTAGCCATGCGATTAGATTCAACCTATCGTTATCCTTGGAATATGACTTTGGGCGCTATTCAGGATTTAAGTTTAATTGAAAATGTGGGAAGAAATATGGCAGCCGAAAATAAACGAATCGGCGTTCATTTTAACTTCGCACCAGTTTTAGATATTAACACCAATCCTAAAAACCCAATTATCGGAAACCGTTCTTTTGGCGAAGACAAAGTCAATGTAAGCGAAAAAGCCCTTGCTTTAATGAAAGGTATACAAGGAAATGGCGTTTTCTGCACTGGGAAACATTTTCCTGGACACGGCGACACTTCAACCGATTCACACCACGCTTTGCCTACCGTTAACTTTTCTAAAGAACGTATGGAATTGGTAGAACTGTATCCCTACAAAAAATTGTTCGACGAAGGTCTGGCTTCTGTTATGGTCGCACACCTTAATATTCCGAGTTTAGAATCACAGCCAAACTGTCCTTCCTCGGCTTCATATAATGTCGTTACCAATCTGCTTCAAAAAGAATTAGGTTTCAACGGATTAATTTTTACAGATGGTTTGGCGATGAAAGGCGCCGCCAATTTTAAGGGACCTGGAGATTTGGAAATCGCAGTTCTTTTGGCTGGAAATGATATTTTATTATGTCCAGAAAATGTTCCAGTTGCTTTTCAGAAATTGGAAGCGGCTTATAATGAAAAAGTGATTACAGAAGAACGATTAGCACATTCTGTTAAAAAAATACTGCATTTTAAATACAAAGCGGGACTGAACAAATACAAACCGATTGATTTAAATAATTTATACAATGATTTGAATCCGTCGCAAAATGATGCTTTACATTATAAACTGTATGAAAATGCCATTACGGTTTTAAAAAACGAAAAAGAAATTCTACCGATAAAAGATTTAAGTGAAAAAATTGCATACATAAAACTAGGAGAAGACACGAACAGCACTTTCATTTCTACGCTAAAAAAATATACTGAAATTACAGAAGTAAAAGATACCAATCTTGATAGTCTGAATAAAGAATTGAGAAAATTTGACAAGGTTATCATCAGCTATCATAAAGTAAATAAAGCTTGGGAAAAACAAGAATTTACTTTAACCGAAATGTTATGGCTGAAAGAAATTGCAAAACACAACAAAGTAATTTTAGACATTTTCGCAAAACCATATTCTTTATTGTCAATCAACAATTTTGATGATATTGAAGGACTTGTAGTTTCGTACCAAAACTCAGATATTAGTCAGGTAGTTTCGGCAGAATTACTTTTTGGAGCGATTGAGGCCAAAGGAAAATTGCCTGTTTCTATCAATGATGCTTTCCATGTAAATGACGGATTAACTACAGAAAAACTAAATCGTCTCGCTTTTACAGCGCCAGAAAATGTAAATATGAATCCGGCAATTCTATCCAAAATCGATGCTGTGGCACAAAAAGCAATTGATGGCAGAATGGCTCCAGGAATGCAAGTTTTAGTGGCTAGAAAAGGAAACGTAATTTTTCAGAAATCGTATGGAGCTCAGACTTACGACAACACCAAAAAAGTAACCGATTCAGATTTATACGATGTCGCTTCGATCTCAAAAATGATTTCGACCTTGCCAAATGTGATGCAATTGTACGATAAAAACAAAGTAACGCTGGACACCAAACTGAAAGATATGCTGCCTTTTTTTGCCAAAACAAACAAAGAAAACATTATTTTCAAAGATCTGCTAAATCACTACGCAGGGCTTCAGGCGTGGATTCCGTTTTACAAAGCAACTTTAGACAGCAACAATCAGCCTTCTGAAAAATATTATAGAAAAGTAGCCGAAAACGGTTTTACAACAAAAGTAGCCGACAATCTTTACATTCGAAATGATTATCATGATACGATTATGAAAATCATTGCTGAAAGTCCTGTCGCTCTAAAAAAAGAATACAAATACAGTGATTTTACTTTTATCATCTTAAAAGAATATTTAGAAAGAAAAACACATAAAAAATTAGAAGAGCTGAGCCAGGAAAATTTCTACAGCACATTAGGAATGACGCATACGCTTTACAATCCGCTAGATAAATTTGACAAAAGCACTATTGTTCCAACCGAAATTGACAACTATTTCAGACATCAGGTTATTCAGGGTTACGTGCACGACATGGCGGCTGCAATGGAAGGCGGAGTTGCAGGTCACGCGGGAATTTTTTCTAATGCGATGGATGTAGCCAAAATGATGCAGCTTTATCTGCAAAAAGGAAATTATGGCGGTATTCAGTATTTTTCTCCTGAGACTTTTGATGCCTTTAATACTTGTTATTACAAAAATCAAAGCGTTTTGCGCGGTTTAGGATTTGATAAAAGAGTCCACAAAGGCGGGCCAACCTGCGATTGTGTTTCTGAAGCAAGTTTTGGACACACTGGTTTTACAGGAAACATGGCTTGGGCAGATCCAGAAACCGAAATTGTGTATGTATTCCTATCCAACAGAACGTATCCAGAAGTAGTAAATGACGAAAACAAATTAGCCAAAGGAAAAATCAGAGAAGAAATTCAACAAATCATTCAAGATGCGATAATAAAATAA
- a CDS encoding acyltransferase family protein has product MTKERLTSLDVFRGFTILLMTIVNNPGSWSSIYPPLEHAEWHGCTPTDLVFPFFVFIMGTAIPFAMPVKHFDGIVFNKILVRSLRIFCLGLFLSVFSRIHLFGLEGIPLLGLRLIIAFAVAYALLGNFSMKIKTILAVGVFLILISLSFSGLEHFEDTRIPGVLQRIAIVYFFTSILYLKTNLKTQLLVLAGLLVGYWLVMAFVPVPGFGPANFDKGTNLAAWIDDTLLNGHLWASSKTWDPEGILSTLPAIGTGILGMYIGQLLNLSVDKIEIVKKTAIAGTVLVIAGLIWNIFFPINKSLWTSSYVLYTAGIATICLTLLYYIIDIKGHKKWTKLFLIWGVNPMIVFFFSGIIPRVLSAIKIADPEKAGEEIGLQAYIYNHGIVPCFENPLNASLVYALSYAVFWSFILWIFYKKKLIFKV; this is encoded by the coding sequence ATGACAAAAGAACGTTTAACTTCACTCGATGTCTTTAGAGGATTTACCATTCTCTTAATGACGATTGTCAATAATCCGGGAAGCTGGTCATCTATTTACCCGCCTTTAGAACATGCTGAATGGCATGGCTGCACGCCTACTGACTTAGTTTTCCCGTTTTTTGTTTTCATAATGGGAACTGCAATTCCGTTTGCAATGCCTGTAAAACATTTTGACGGAATTGTTTTCAATAAAATTTTAGTGCGTTCGCTTAGAATTTTCTGTTTAGGATTATTTTTAAGTGTTTTTAGCAGAATACATTTATTTGGCTTGGAAGGAATTCCGTTATTAGGATTGCGATTAATTATTGCTTTTGCAGTTGCTTACGCGCTTTTAGGAAACTTTTCAATGAAAATCAAAACCATTCTTGCCGTTGGTGTATTTCTAATCCTTATTTCATTATCGTTTAGCGGTCTGGAGCATTTTGAAGATACTAGAATTCCAGGCGTTTTACAGCGAATTGCAATTGTATATTTCTTTACTTCTATTTTATATCTAAAGACCAATTTAAAAACACAGCTTTTAGTTTTAGCAGGGCTCTTAGTTGGATATTGGCTTGTAATGGCTTTTGTTCCCGTTCCTGGATTTGGTCCAGCCAATTTTGATAAAGGAACTAATCTTGCTGCTTGGATAGACGATACCCTTTTAAACGGACATTTATGGGCATCGTCTAAAACTTGGGATCCAGAAGGAATCTTGAGCACTTTGCCTGCAATTGGAACTGGAATTTTAGGAATGTACATTGGCCAGTTATTAAACTTATCTGTTGATAAAATCGAAATTGTAAAAAAGACAGCCATTGCAGGAACGGTATTAGTAATTGCAGGTTTAATCTGGAACATCTTCTTCCCTATCAACAAATCGCTTTGGACGAGTTCTTATGTGTTATACACAGCTGGAATCGCAACAATATGTTTAACGCTTTTGTATTATATAATCGATATTAAAGGGCATAAAAAATGGACGAAATTATTTCTGATTTGGGGTGTAAACCCCATGATTGTGTTTTTCTTTTCTGGAATAATTCCGAGAGTTTTAAGTGCTATAAAAATAGCCGATCCTGAAAAAGCTGGCGAAGAAATTGGGCTTCAAGCCTATATATATAATCATGGAATTGTTCCTTGTTTTGAAAACCCATTAAACGCATCACTAGTTTACGCTTTGTCTTATGCTGTTTTCTGGTCGTTTATCTTATGGATTTTCTACAAAAAGAAACTGATTTTTAAAGTGTAA
- a CDS encoding PLP-dependent aminotransferase family protein, with protein sequence MDSPVEIPFKSFIQLKPEESTAIYLQLVFEFIKAIQTGFLPEGTKLPGTRILCKVLSVNRNTLIKAFQDLESQGWIETLPNKGTFILSQQKQKNKAEFILSKEQNVSPDNIGFSFQRSTILESPIEISNLPYQFNDGMPDLRLVQTDVLARLYVSKLKRRKTSKTYEQIELRSHSNFKTHFSNYLNLTRGIRISTSNLLTTSSHEIALYLVTKVLITPGDKVVVASPGYYMSNMTLTNTGAQIISLPVNEDGIDTKHLKEICETTKIRVLYLTSNYHYPTTISLSAKKRIEVLELANQYGFVILEDDYDFEFHYDNNPVLPLAAFDSNQKVVYIGSFGKSLPSGFSYGFVAAPAEFIKELEKHQNILEPKIDVIKEQVLTEWITEGEVHRLSKKNKKIYKERRDHFVAILNDKLKDRIKFKIPPRGLAIWVEWLDHFNLVQFQKECSKQGLFLPKTILYQTKNLTATRLGFGNLEKEEMEKAVAILSNSLAIILEN encoded by the coding sequence ATGGATAGTCCGGTTGAAATTCCTTTTAAAAGCTTTATTCAGCTTAAACCAGAAGAAAGCACTGCTATTTATCTGCAGCTTGTTTTTGAGTTTATCAAAGCCATACAAACGGGTTTTCTTCCCGAAGGCACCAAACTTCCTGGTACCAGAATTTTATGTAAAGTGCTTTCTGTTAACCGAAACACTTTAATCAAAGCCTTTCAGGATTTAGAATCGCAAGGCTGGATTGAAACACTTCCGAACAAAGGAACTTTTATTTTATCACAGCAAAAACAAAAGAACAAGGCCGAATTTATTCTTTCGAAAGAACAAAATGTATCTCCAGATAATATTGGTTTTAGTTTTCAGCGTTCTACTATTCTTGAAAGTCCAATAGAAATCAGTAATCTGCCATACCAATTTAATGACGGAATGCCTGATTTAAGATTAGTTCAAACTGATGTTTTGGCCAGATTATATGTTTCGAAATTAAAAAGACGAAAAACATCTAAAACCTACGAACAGATAGAATTGCGCTCGCATTCCAACTTTAAAACTCATTTTTCTAATTATCTGAATCTTACTCGAGGAATTCGTATTTCAACTTCAAATCTTCTCACCACAAGCAGTCACGAAATTGCATTGTATTTGGTAACAAAAGTGCTTATTACTCCAGGCGATAAAGTGGTTGTAGCTTCGCCGGGATATTATATGTCAAACATGACGCTGACCAATACGGGAGCACAAATAATTTCTCTTCCAGTAAATGAAGATGGAATTGATACCAAACATTTAAAAGAAATTTGCGAAACAACAAAAATCAGGGTCTTATACTTAACATCCAATTATCATTATCCGACCACCATTTCGCTTAGCGCCAAAAAAAGAATCGAAGTTCTGGAATTGGCCAACCAATACGGATTTGTGATTTTGGAAGATGATTACGATTTTGAGTTTCATTACGATAATAATCCTGTTTTGCCATTAGCCGCTTTTGATTCCAATCAAAAAGTAGTTTATATCGGCTCTTTCGGAAAATCATTGCCATCAGGATTCAGTTATGGTTTTGTGGCCGCGCCTGCCGAATTTATCAAAGAACTCGAAAAGCATCAAAACATTCTTGAACCAAAAATTGATGTTATAAAAGAACAGGTTTTGACCGAATGGATTACCGAAGGCGAAGTGCACCGACTTTCTAAAAAAAATAAAAAAATCTATAAAGAACGACGTGATCATTTTGTTGCGATTCTTAATGATAAACTTAAAGATAGGATCAAGTTTAAAATTCCGCCCAGAGGATTGGCAATTTGGGTCGAATGGCTGGACCATTTTAATCTGGTACAATTTCAAAAAGAATGTTCCAAACAAGGTTTATTTCTCCCAAAGACCATTTTATACCAAACCAAAAATCTTACTGCCACACGGTTAGGATTTGGAAATTTGGAAAAAGAAGAAATGGAAAAAGCAGTTGCTATTTTGAGTAACTCTTTAGCAATTATTCTAGAAAATTAA
- a CDS encoding catalase yields MKNSKKTNQDNSDGKQNDLEYNKSNAENEFLTTNQGVKINDNNNTLKSGERGPSLLEDFILREKITHFDHERIPERIVHARGSGAHGYFELYESMEKYTKAGFLNDKSIKTPVFVRFSTVAGSRGSTDLARDVRGFAVKFYTQEGIFDLVGNNMPVFFIQDAMKFPDLIHAVKGEPHNEIPQAASAHDTFWDFISLMPESMHMIMWVMSDRAIPRSLRMMEGFGVHTFRFINDKNESHFVKFHWKPKLGTHGVAWDEAQKISGKNSDFHKLDLWEAIEAGNFPEWELGVQIIPESDEHKFDFDLLDPTKLVPEELVPVTIIGKMVLNKNPDNFFAETEQVAFHPGHIVPGIDFSNDPLLQGRLFSYTDTQLSRLGSPNFHEIPINRTIAPMHNNQRDGHMRQEIAKGKVSYHPNSLGGGCPFQAKIDQGGFVSFNERVDAHKVRARSSSFSDHFSQAAFFYNSQTPIEQNHIASALSFELGKVETISIRERMLGLLNQVNTSLAAEVAKSLGIPVPKNIEKPINHGVGADDEGTQEPAKVKPNVGSSDALSMLKNPTISNTIATRQIAFLCTDGVSADSVKVMKTALQNAGAKAVIIAPHLGTIVSAEGTEIPVDQTYKIAASVLFDGVFIPSGKGIANLSKIKEVKEFLNDSYHHCKFIAAEAEGVQVLKNNSDIKSKDPGVLTSENSADKLLTTSFIKALGRHRFWEREKMLE; encoded by the coding sequence ATGAAAAATTCAAAAAAAACAAACCAAGACAATTCTGATGGGAAACAGAATGATTTAGAATACAATAAATCAAATGCCGAGAATGAATTTTTAACCACCAACCAAGGCGTTAAAATAAATGACAATAACAATACTTTAAAGTCTGGAGAAAGAGGACCTTCTCTTTTAGAAGATTTCATATTACGAGAAAAAATAACCCATTTTGATCACGAAAGAATTCCAGAACGAATTGTTCATGCACGAGGTTCGGGAGCGCATGGTTATTTTGAATTGTACGAAAGCATGGAAAAATATACCAAAGCCGGCTTCTTAAACGATAAGAGTATCAAAACACCAGTTTTTGTTCGATTCTCGACTGTTGCTGGTTCTAGAGGATCTACCGATTTAGCTCGTGATGTTCGAGGTTTTGCTGTAAAATTTTATACACAGGAAGGTATTTTTGATTTAGTTGGAAATAATATGCCAGTATTTTTTATTCAAGATGCCATGAAATTTCCAGACTTGATTCATGCTGTTAAAGGAGAACCGCATAATGAAATTCCGCAAGCCGCTTCGGCACATGATACGTTTTGGGATTTTATTTCGCTAATGCCTGAATCTATGCACATGATTATGTGGGTAATGAGCGACAGGGCGATTCCTAGAAGTTTAAGAATGATGGAAGGTTTTGGAGTTCATACTTTTAGATTTATTAATGATAAAAACGAATCGCATTTTGTAAAATTTCATTGGAAACCCAAATTAGGCACACACGGAGTTGCTTGGGATGAAGCACAGAAAATATCAGGAAAAAATTCAGATTTTCATAAGTTGGATTTATGGGAAGCTATAGAAGCAGGAAATTTTCCAGAATGGGAATTAGGGGTGCAGATTATTCCTGAAAGCGACGAGCATAAATTTGATTTTGATTTGCTTGATCCAACAAAATTGGTTCCAGAAGAATTGGTTCCCGTAACGATTATCGGAAAAATGGTCTTGAATAAAAATCCAGATAACTTTTTTGCAGAAACAGAACAGGTGGCTTTTCACCCAGGACACATAGTTCCTGGAATTGATTTTTCTAACGATCCTTTGTTGCAAGGAAGATTATTTTCGTATACCGATACGCAATTATCAAGATTAGGAAGTCCTAATTTTCACGAAATTCCAATTAACAGAACCATTGCGCCAATGCACAATAATCAGCGTGACGGTCATATGCGTCAGGAAATTGCAAAAGGCAAAGTCAGTTATCATCCAAATTCTTTAGGAGGCGGATGCCCATTTCAAGCAAAAATAGATCAGGGCGGATTTGTAAGTTTTAATGAAAGAGTAGATGCCCATAAAGTACGAGCGAGAAGTAGCAGTTTTTCGGATCATTTTAGTCAAGCAGCGTTTTTTTACAACAGTCAGACGCCTATAGAACAAAATCATATTGCAAGTGCTTTGTCTTTTGAATTAGGAAAAGTAGAAACGATTTCGATTAGAGAAAGAATGCTCGGACTTTTAAATCAGGTAAATACTAGTTTAGCAGCAGAGGTTGCTAAATCGTTAGGTATTCCTGTTCCAAAAAATATCGAAAAACCAATCAATCATGGGGTTGGAGCAGATGACGAAGGTACTCAAGAACCTGCAAAAGTAAAACCAAATGTAGGGAGTTCAGATGCTTTGAGCATGCTTAAAAATCCAACCATTTCGAACACAATTGCAACTCGACAAATAGCTTTTTTATGTACTGATGGCGTAAGTGCAGATTCAGTGAAAGTAATGAAGACAGCCTTGCAAAATGCAGGAGCAAAAGCCGTTATTATAGCGCCACATTTAGGAACTATTGTTTCTGCAGAAGGAACAGAAATTCCAGTAGATCAGACCTATAAAATTGCAGCATCGGTACTTTTTGATGGTGTCTTTATTCCAAGTGGAAAAGGAATTGCAAATCTTTCGAAAATAAAAGAAGTAAAAGAGTTTTTAAATGATTCGTATCATCACTGTAAATTTATTGCGGCTGAAGCCGAAGGAGTACAGGTCTTAAAAAATAACAGCGATATAAAATCGAAAGATCCTGGAGTTTTGACAAGTGAAAATAGCGCAGACAAATTACTAACGACTTCGTTTATAAAAGCTTTGGGAAGGCATCGTTTCTGGGAAAGAGAAAAAATGTTGGAATAA